One Salvia splendens isolate huo1 chromosome 12, SspV2, whole genome shotgun sequence genomic window carries:
- the LOC121757541 gene encoding uncharacterized protein LOC121757541 gives MDMLAKQLSQIATSLSEMRGNEGMIPASVQPPDRENISQITLRSGPEYDDPSTKEDKGSTPTPSDKKTGTREVETGKVRTEDDNQSRNGKRLEPQEADQHFSGPEVEVEIEEIRREAGESSKGDSRNKERQVKPFPYKGGLKKKKEDPADFMEIFGKLEINLPFLQALNLPIFNKFIKEFITGKTEPSGKIIFGETVSAVIQKRRMPYNRTDPGMFILPISTGNIKVEHAMCDLGASINVLPLSLYKKLEGVRVVDTKVVIQLADRSCISPEGVLENVIVKVHDFLYPADLHVIKMSEYQSAESSGVLLGRPRSAFNINEALKKPLDIENVHAVDVINPLVKEFLETELMQEQVENSELSHSIDKEVANWCEVVNTLGMIDEELANAILEFCKSHESVRSKELAYVSNVENLPGPEGLITKEAKKNPLPQETSSTKKELKTFPQA, from the exons ATGGACATGTTAGCGAAGCAACTCTCCCAGATCGCGACTTCTTTGAGTGAGATGCGCGGGAACGAAGGAATGATTCCTGCCTCGGTGCAACCACCGGATAGAGAGAACATCAGCCAGATCACCCTAAGATCTGGGCCAGAATATGACGATCCGAGTACGAAGGAAGATAAAGGGTCGACTCCAACTCCATCGGATAAGAAAACCGGAACAAGAGAGGTTGAAACAGGGAAAGTCAGAACAGAGGATGACAACCAGAGCAGAAACGGTAAAAGACTAGAACCTCAAGAAGCTGATCAACACTTCTCAGGCCCAGAAGTTGAGGTGGAGATAGAAGAAATCAGGAGAGAGGCTGGAGAATCTTCCAAGGGTGACAGTCGCAACAAAGAAAGACAAGTGAAACCCTTTCCCTACAAAGGGGGACTTAAGAAGAAAAAGGAGGATCCAGCGGATTTCATggaaatttttgggaagctggaaatTAATTTGCCGTTTCTCCAAGCTTTAAATCTGCCCATCTTCAACAAGTTTATCAAGGAGTTTATCACCGGGAAGACTGAACCCAgcggcaaaataatatttggAGAAACCGTAtcggcagtgattcagaagagaaGAATGCCCTACAACCgtactgacccaggtatgttcattCTCCCAATTTCGACTGGGAACATTAAagtcgagcatgctatgtgtgatctAGGTGcatcaataaatgttttaccgctttccctTTATAAGAAACTGGAAGGAGTGAGAGTGGTTGATACGAAGGTGGTAATTCAATtagctgataggtcgtgcatcaGTCCCGAGGGTGTGTTAGAGAATGTAatagtcaaagtgcatgattttctatACCCTGCTGATTTGCATGTTATAAAGATGAGTGAGTACcagtctgctgagtctagcggagTGCTTTTAGGAAGACCG cggagTGCTTTTAACATTAATGAGGCTTTGAAGAAGCCACTGGACATAGAAAATGTGCATGCCGTAGATGTAATTAACCCCCTGGTCAAAGAATTTCTTGAGACAGAATTGATGCAGGAACAGGTGGAAAATTCTGAGTTAAGTCACTCCATTGACAAGGAGGTGGCCAATTGGTGCGAGGTCGTAAACACACTGGGAATGATAGATGAAGAGTTAGCAAATGCGATTCTAGAATTCTGTAAAAGTCATGAATCTGTCAGGTCTAAGGAATTAGCCTACGTGTCTAATGTGGAAAATTTGCCTGGACCTGAAGGATTAATCACCAAGGAGGCGAAGAAGAATCCACTACCTCAAGAGACAAGTTCAACAAAGAAGGAACTGAAGACATTTCCCCAGGCCTAA